ATGCGTGAAGATAGAATCGAACAGGCCACCAGTGCGCCTGTGGTCATGTCACCCTCCATCACCGCAAAAGCCCCGACCAAGACTACAATTGCAAAGGTCAGTCCCTGAATTTTTTGGGTCCAGGCGGTCATCAAGCCGAAAATTTTACGTTGCTGCATGCTGACATCAGCTGACACTTCATTCATATGGTTCCACTGATTCTGGAAACGTGTTTCAGCTCTTAACAGCTTGATGTCTTCAATTCCTTGTACGGCTTCTACCAGCAAGGCATTGCGGATGGCAGATTCGCGCATGCCCAATTGCGCCAGCTGTGCCAGTTTTTTCTGCGCCAGCATTCCCGGAAGAATCATTAAGGGCACAACGAGTAACATGACCCAGAACAGATTGCCACCGATCACCCAGAAGATGCCTAAGAACAGGAAGAAGAATGGCAGATCGACAATCGCCGTGACTGTGGTTGAAGTCACCAGTTCGCGGACGCCTTCCAGCTCGCGAATTTGTGAAATGAAGGTTCCTGTTGATTTAGAACGTTCACTATTTTTGATACGTAATGAATGACCGAAAACCCGGTCAGAAATTTTTAAATCCGCACGTTTACCAATAATGTCTGATAGATAGATCCGCGAGACACGTAAAACAAACTCAAAAATCGCGGCGATCAGCACACCACCGGCCAACACCCATAACGTCGGAATGGACTGTGATGGAATGACACGGTCATAGACATTCATCGAGAAGACTATCGTGGCCAGTGCCAGAATATTGGCAATTAAAGATGCAAACATCACATCGATATAACGCTTCCAGTCATTCAGGACAATCGACCAGAACCAGTTTTTTTCAAAAGGTTTGATATATTCATCCACCCGCGCATCCGGAACTGAAGATTCAGGACGCAGTACATAAAGATGCTTTACGCCAGTATCTAATTGTTCAACTGTAAAGCTTTGAGATAAACCTTCATCACCACTGAGCTGAATGCTGACATTCCCCTGTGTATCGATGCGTTCAATCACGCCCACATCACCACTATCGAATTCAACCATTAAAGGTAAACGCCATGGATTCAGCAGGCTGCGCTCAAATTTATTTTTACGGAGATTTAAACCCATCTGACGACTGACAATCTTGAGCATGTCATCAATGTCATGATGCTGATTCCAGTCCAGTTGCAGGCGAATCCGCTCCTCAGAAGGTTCGATCCGGTAATGCCTGGCAATATTTAAAACTGCATGAAGCCAAGGTTGATAATTTATTATTGTAGTACTCATGGCTGAACTTCAAACCCCTGAATAGAAATACTGTTAAGCGCATAAATATCCCGTGTACGGCCCGTGACCTGAATGTACTGTACGATCGCCGAATAAATATCATAGCGTGCCGATTCAATTTCCTGCGCGGCACTATGAATGGCTTGCTCTGCATTCAGCAAATCCACCACGGTTCGGGTACCCAATTTATATTGTTCTTGATACAGCTCTTTGGTGCGTATCGTGGTTGCGCGGCGCTGGGATAAAACCCCCATTTGTTTTTGTTTATTTTCAATTTGCTCGCGGATCAAGCGCACCTGATCTAGCACATCCAGATAGACCGTATTAACCTGTGCGCGTGCAGCTTCTTCGGCATAGCTTGCGGCACGGGTCTGTGAACGCGTTGCACCACCCTGATACAAATTACTGCTGACTTCAATCATGACTGAATTATAGAAGCCATCATCTTCATTATTATTTGGATTTCGCCCATTCATCGCCTGACTTAGACTACCTTTAACACTAATAGTCGGATAAGAACTTAATCGCGCCTGATCTTTTTGCGAACGGGCAACATTGACCCCGGCATGTGCCAGAATCATGTTCGGAATCTGGGTAAATTCCGGATCTTGATAAAGATCGGCCTGTGCCACAATACGATCAGGAATATCCCATTCAATGGCGGATACATCAAATCCTAGCAAGGTACGCAAGCGTTTTTGATATTGTCTGAGTTGGGTCTGCTGAACAATCAGATTCGATTGCGCTGCTTCCAGATTGGACTGGGCCTGAATCGGGTCGGCCTGACTGCTGATCCCGGCGCGGGCACGCAAATTGGCAATTTCTGCAATCCGTCCAATGCCCTGAATCTGCTGTTGGGCAATCTGGGTGATTTGCTGATAGCGTTTGATATTCACTATTGCATCAGCCACTTCAAATGCGACCTGATCCAGACTAACCAGCACCCTTGCCTGTTCTTCTGCCAAACGGGCTTCTTCTACACTAACATTGGTTTTAATTTTGCCAAAGTCATACAGCATCTGGGTAGCATTCAAAGAAACGATTTGACGTCCACGTTCACCGGAAGTGAGGTCACCTGTCCCGATACCACCGGATACCTGCGGATAATAACCCGCTCTCGCCACATCGATATTCGCGGCCTGCGCAGATAATGTCGAAATACTCTGTGTGATTTCAGGACGTCGCTGCACTGCCCGGTGTACAGCTTCCACCAAATTCATTTTTTGTGGAATACCAGCTGTGACCGTAGGACTGAAAGCTGGCTGTCCTGACTGTGGCCGGGTAATTTGCGGCAGCTCAGCTACTTTTGATGTATCTAATGAATAATGACCGAGCGAGGTAATATCAATGGTATGCGCTGACCGTGTCGGCTTGGGTACAATCAGCTGACCCAAGCCATTCTTGAGATTGGTAAAATAATGGGGTGAGCTTTCTGCATGCCCCAAAGACACAGATAAAGGCAAAAGAAGAATTAATCTCCTTCTTTTTCATTCTGTTTTCCCCTGATTTCTTTTAAAAGTGTTCTGCTCTAAATCGCATAATTATGTAATGTTTTCTTGTTTTAGCATAACAATAGGTCAAATCACTTTAAAAGAAATCTTTTTCACTTTGATTTGATCAAAAAAAACCCTGCATCCGACAACTGGCGTCTGATGCAGGGTTTTTATATAAAGCAGGATTATTTAAACAGTGAAATCATCACCCAGATAAACTTTTCTTACGGTCTCATTCGCCAGGATTTCTTCTGGTGTACCTTCAGCAAGCAATGCACCTTCACTAACAATATAAGCATGCTCACAAATCGCCAG
The nucleotide sequence above comes from Acinetobacter lwoffii. Encoded proteins:
- a CDS encoding TolC family outer membrane protein; this translates as MPLSVSLGHAESSPHYFTNLKNGLGQLIVPKPTRSAHTIDITSLGHYSLDTSKVAELPQITRPQSGQPAFSPTVTAGIPQKMNLVEAVHRAVQRRPEITQSISTLSAQAANIDVARAGYYPQVSGGIGTGDLTSGERGRQIVSLNATQMLYDFGKIKTNVSVEEARLAEEQARVLVSLDQVAFEVADAIVNIKRYQQITQIAQQQIQGIGRIAEIANLRARAGISSQADPIQAQSNLEAAQSNLIVQQTQLRQYQKRLRTLLGFDVSAIEWDIPDRIVAQADLYQDPEFTQIPNMILAHAGVNVARSQKDQARLSSYPTISVKGSLSQAMNGRNPNNNEDDGFYNSVMIEVSSNLYQGGATRSQTRAASYAEEAARAQVNTVYLDVLDQVRLIREQIENKQKQMGVLSQRRATTIRTKELYQEQYKLGTRTVVDLLNAEQAIHSAAQEIESARYDIYSAIVQYIQVTGRTRDIYALNSISIQGFEVQP
- a CDS encoding type I secretion system permease/ATPase — protein: MSTTIINYQPWLHAVLNIARHYRIEPSEERIRLQLDWNQHHDIDDMLKIVSRQMGLNLRKNKFERSLLNPWRLPLMVEFDSGDVGVIERIDTQGNVSIQLSGDEGLSQSFTVEQLDTGVKHLYVLRPESSVPDARVDEYIKPFEKNWFWSIVLNDWKRYIDVMFASLIANILALATIVFSMNVYDRVIPSQSIPTLWVLAGGVLIAAIFEFVLRVSRIYLSDIIGKRADLKISDRVFGHSLRIKNSERSKSTGTFISQIRELEGVRELVTSTTVTAIVDLPFFFLFLGIFWVIGGNLFWVMLLVVPLMILPGMLAQKKLAQLAQLGMRESAIRNALLVEAVQGIEDIKLLRAETRFQNQWNHMNEVSADVSMQQRKIFGLMTAWTQKIQGLTFAIVVLVGAFAVMEGDMTTGALVACSILSSRMLAPISQITGVLGRLQQAKVAKAGLDELMKKLVDQPDYSHLIHRSALDGHYELNGVVFKYGDDDPKPSLMIPKLEIKPGEKIAILGRNGAGKSTLLQLLSGMQTPLQGKVKLDGIDLTLIDPSDVRRDMSLLNQNSQLFYGSIRENLTLGAPLATDQQILEALQITGALGFVQEKKEGLDHIILKGGVGFSGGQRQALLLARLLIRQPKILLLDEPTAAIDDVSEKQLIDHLKGYLTHRTMIVATHRRAVLELVDRILVVNDGKIVMDGPRDQILNQSQGGKKRVVGASA